Sequence from the Candidatus Dependentiae bacterium genome:
CGGCACTGATGCGGGTGATGAGCATTTAATTATTCGTGAAGATGATATTCTTGGTGTATTAGATAGGTAAATAAAATTTTAGGAGCTACATAATGGCAAAACAAATCGTATTTGGTACGCAAGCACGAGAAAAAGTGCGCAAAGGTGTAGACACATTAGCCGATGCAGTAAAGGTTACTTTGGGACCACGAGGCCGTAACGTTGCTTTTGAGCGTTCTTTTGGTTCACCAAAAATTACTAAAGATGGTGTGACTGTTGCAAAAGAAATCGAGCTTGAAGACAAGTTAGAAAACATGGGTGCGCAAATGGTGCGCGAAGTTGCAAGCAAAACAAATGATGTTGCTGGTGATGGTACCACAACAGCAACTGTTTTGGCGCAAGCAATTTTCCGCGAAGGTAACAAATATGTTATTGCTGGCGCAAACCCAATGGAACTAAAGCGTGGTATAGATAAAGCTGTAGAAATAGTTGTTGCAGAAGTTAAAAAGGCTGCAAAACCTGTTAACAATAAAAAAGAAATTGAACAGGTTGCAACAATCTCTGCAAATTCTGATGCGGTAATTGGTCAACAAATTGCGCAAGCAATGGAGCGAGTTGGCAAAGATGGTGTTATTACTGTTGAAGAAGCGCGTGGTATTGATGATGAGCTTGATGTTGTAGAGGGTATGCAGTTTAATAGTGGCTATCTTTCCCAATATTTTGTAACTGATGCGCAAAAAATGGAAGCCGTGCTTGAAAACCCGGTAATTTTAACGGTAGAGAAAAAAATTACCAGTATGAAAAGCATGTTGCCAATTTTAGAGCAAGCAGCTAAATCTGGCCGTCCATTACTCATTATTGCAGAAACGGTTGAAGGCGAGGCGCTTGCAACATTAGTTGTAAACAAAATACGTGGTTCACTCAATGCCGTGGCGGTTAAAGCACCGGGATTTGGTGATCGTCGTAAAGCAATGTTAGAAGATATTGCTGTGCTTACTGGCGGTAAACTTGTTGCTGAAGATCTTGGGTTAAAATTAGAAAATATGACGCTTTCAGATCTTGGTAGTGCAAAACGTGTTGTAATCACTAAAGAT
This genomic interval carries:
- the groL gene encoding chaperonin GroEL (60 kDa chaperone family; promotes refolding of misfolded polypeptides especially under stressful conditions; forms two stacked rings of heptamers to form a barrel-shaped 14mer; ends can be capped by GroES; misfolded proteins enter the barrel where they are refolded when GroES binds) codes for the protein MAKQIVFGTQAREKVRKGVDTLADAVKVTLGPRGRNVAFERSFGSPKITKDGVTVAKEIELEDKLENMGAQMVREVASKTNDVAGDGTTTATVLAQAIFREGNKYVIAGANPMELKRGIDKAVEIVVAEVKKAAKPVNNKKEIEQVATISANSDAVIGQQIAQAMERVGKDGVITVEEARGIDDELDVVEGMQFNSGYLSQYFVTDAQKMEAVLENPVILTVEKKITSMKSMLPILEQAAKSGRPLLIIAETVEGEALATLVVNKIRGSLNAVAVKAPGFGDRRKAMLEDIAVLTGGKLVAEDLGLKLENMTLSDLGSAKRVVITKDDCTIIEGQGVEDAIKGRVAQIRMQIENSSSDYDKEKLQERLAKLAGGVAVIKVGAATETELKEKKDRIEDALSATRAAVEEGIVAGGGIALLRTQKAVQALKLEGDEQLGAQIIARALEEPLRIISSNAGYEASVVVNQVKTQEGVNGFDAKTGSYVDMVQTGIIDPAKVTRSAIQNAASIAGLLLTTEATISEMPEDKKASAAPAPGMGGMGGMGGMPGMY